In one window of Gouania willdenowi chromosome 8, fGouWil2.1, whole genome shotgun sequence DNA:
- the elavl3 gene encoding ELAV-like protein 3 isoform X9 produces the protein MSRMVTQIISTMETQVSNGPSGTSMPNGPVISTNGSTDDSKTNLIVNYLPQNMTQEEFKSLFGSIGEIESCKLVRDKITGQSLGYGFVNYVDPNDADKAINTLNGLKLQTKTIKVSYARPSSASIRDANLYVSGLPKTMSQKDMEQLFSQYGRIITSRILVDQVTAGISRGVGFIRFDKRNEAEEAIKGLNGQKPLGAAEPITVKFANNPSQKTGQALLTQLYQTAARRYTGPLHHQTQRFRFSPITIDSMTSLAGVNLTGPTGAGWCIFVYNLSPEADESVLWQLFGPFGAVTNVKVIRDFTTNKCKGFGFVTMTNYDEAAMAIASLNGYRLGDRVLQVSFKTSKQHKA, from the exons ATGTCAAGAATGGTTACT CAGATAATCAGTACCATGGAAACCCAGGTGTCCAATGGTCCAAGCGGAACCAGTATGCCCAATGGCCCAGTCATTAGCACAAACGGCTCCACAGATGACAGCAAAACCAACCTGATCGTCAACTATCTGCCTCAGAACATGACCCAAGAGGAGTTCAAGAGTTTGTTTGGTAGCATTGGAGAGATTGAATCCTGCAAGCTAGTCAGAGACAAGATAACAG GTCAGAGTTTGGGGTATGGCTTTGTAAACTATGTGGACCCAAATGATGCAGATAAAGCTATCAACACGCTCAACGGGCTCAAACTGCAGACTAAAACAATCAAG GTATCATATGCCCGACCAAGTTCAGCCTCCATTCGTGATGCTAATCTTTATGTAAGTGGACTTCCTAAAACCATGAGCCAGAAAGACATGGAGCAGCTGTTCTCCCAGTATGGTCGCATCATTACATCCCGCATCTTAGTGGACCAAGTCACAG CAGGCATATCGCGAGGGGTGGGCTTCATCCGGTTTGATAAGCGAAATGAAGCTGAAGAGGCCATCAAAGGACTCAATGGACAGAAGCCTTTAGGTGCTGCTGAACCTATCACGGTGAAGTTTGCTAACAACCCCAGCCAGAAGACAGGCCAGGCCTTATTGACCCAGCTGTACCAGACCGCAGCGCGCCGATACACGGGACCTCTGCACCACCAGACTCAGCGTTTCAG ATTCTCCCCCATCACCATTGACAGCATGACCAGTCTGGCCGGAGTCAACCTTACTGGTCCAACTGGAGCCGGCTGGTGCATTTTTGTGTACAACCTGTCTCCCGAAGCAGACGAAAGCGTCCTGTGGCAGCTTTTTGGGCCTTTCGGTGCAGTCACCAATGTCAAGGTCATCCGTGACTTCACCACCAACAAATGTAAGGGCTTTGGCTTCGTCACCATGACCAACTACGATGAAGCTGCCATGGCTATTGCTAGCCTCAACGGCTACCGCCTGGGTGACCGCGTGCTGCAGGTTTCCTTCAAAACCAGCAAGCAGCACAAGGCTTAA
- the elavl3 gene encoding ELAV-like protein 3 isoform X10: MSRMVTQIISTMETQVSNGPSGTSMPNGPVISTNGSTDDSKTNLIVNYLPQNMTQEEFKSLFGSIGEIESCKLVRDKITGQSLGYGFVNYVDPNDADKAINTLNGLKLQTKTIKVSYARPSSASIRDANLYVSGLPKTMSQKDMEQLFSQYGRIITSRILVDQVTGISRGVGFIRFDKRNEAEEAIKGLNGQKPLGAAEPITVKFANNPSQKTGQALLTQLYQTAARRYTGPLHHQTQRFRFSPITIDSMTSLAGVNLTGPTGAGWCIFVYNLSPEADESVLWQLFGPFGAVTNVKVIRDFTTNKCKGFGFVTMTNYDEAAMAIASLNGYRLGDRVLQVSFKTSKQHKA; encoded by the exons ATGTCAAGAATGGTTACT CAGATAATCAGTACCATGGAAACCCAGGTGTCCAATGGTCCAAGCGGAACCAGTATGCCCAATGGCCCAGTCATTAGCACAAACGGCTCCACAGATGACAGCAAAACCAACCTGATCGTCAACTATCTGCCTCAGAACATGACCCAAGAGGAGTTCAAGAGTTTGTTTGGTAGCATTGGAGAGATTGAATCCTGCAAGCTAGTCAGAGACAAGATAACAG GTCAGAGTTTGGGGTATGGCTTTGTAAACTATGTGGACCCAAATGATGCAGATAAAGCTATCAACACGCTCAACGGGCTCAAACTGCAGACTAAAACAATCAAG GTATCATATGCCCGACCAAGTTCAGCCTCCATTCGTGATGCTAATCTTTATGTAAGTGGACTTCCTAAAACCATGAGCCAGAAAGACATGGAGCAGCTGTTCTCCCAGTATGGTCGCATCATTACATCCCGCATCTTAGTGGACCAAGTCACAG GCATATCGCGAGGGGTGGGCTTCATCCGGTTTGATAAGCGAAATGAAGCTGAAGAGGCCATCAAAGGACTCAATGGACAGAAGCCTTTAGGTGCTGCTGAACCTATCACGGTGAAGTTTGCTAACAACCCCAGCCAGAAGACAGGCCAGGCCTTATTGACCCAGCTGTACCAGACCGCAGCGCGCCGATACACGGGACCTCTGCACCACCAGACTCAGCGTTTCAG ATTCTCCCCCATCACCATTGACAGCATGACCAGTCTGGCCGGAGTCAACCTTACTGGTCCAACTGGAGCCGGCTGGTGCATTTTTGTGTACAACCTGTCTCCCGAAGCAGACGAAAGCGTCCTGTGGCAGCTTTTTGGGCCTTTCGGTGCAGTCACCAATGTCAAGGTCATCCGTGACTTCACCACCAACAAATGTAAGGGCTTTGGCTTCGTCACCATGACCAACTACGATGAAGCTGCCATGGCTATTGCTAGCCTCAACGGCTACCGCCTGGGTGACCGCGTGCTGCAGGTTTCCTTCAAAACCAGCAAGCAGCACAAGGCTTAA